In one window of Caballeronia sp. TF1N1 DNA:
- a CDS encoding EAL domain-containing protein has protein sequence MITPSVTELVNRAKAHPFLGAHIVLGEGEHAGQAVANYGELRIASAYEPIFDVGTHSFPQVLSASPESAERFGDELGVQAQTLIEGDTPHDPFGQLDNDRELVALDRLSRALHAFNFFGAQKPGLLFLRVHERLLKSVKYDHGLHFSSVLLEFGVNPGRIVIELPAAAVAHKTFLGYLIKSYQRYGFKVAGNLPNAGQIMAVSDMARLDFIKMDARAALRDSVVKHLVAYAHRLRIPLIFSNVADAAQFNALEQYDVHFVQGPVFDAHPGELR, from the coding sequence ATGATCACCCCGTCCGTGACTGAACTCGTCAACCGCGCCAAGGCGCATCCGTTTCTCGGCGCGCATATCGTGCTGGGCGAAGGCGAGCACGCGGGACAAGCGGTGGCGAACTATGGCGAGTTGCGTATTGCAAGCGCGTATGAGCCGATCTTCGATGTCGGCACGCATAGCTTTCCGCAGGTGTTGAGCGCGTCGCCCGAAAGCGCCGAGCGTTTCGGCGACGAACTCGGCGTGCAGGCGCAGACGCTGATCGAAGGCGATACTCCGCACGATCCCTTTGGCCAACTGGACAACGACCGCGAACTCGTCGCGCTCGACCGGTTATCGCGCGCGCTGCATGCGTTCAATTTCTTCGGCGCGCAAAAGCCCGGTCTGCTGTTTTTGCGCGTGCATGAGCGGTTATTGAAGAGCGTGAAGTACGACCACGGTCTGCACTTCTCGTCGGTGTTGCTGGAGTTCGGCGTGAATCCCGGACGCATCGTGATCGAATTGCCGGCGGCGGCCGTCGCGCACAAGACGTTTCTCGGCTACCTCATCAAAAGCTATCAGCGCTACGGTTTCAAGGTAGCGGGCAATCTGCCCAATGCCGGGCAGATCATGGCGGTATCGGACATGGCGCGGCTCGACTTCATCAAGATGGATGCGCGCGCCGCCTTGCGCGATTCCGTGGTCAAGCATCTGGTGGCGTATGCGCATAGGCTGCGCATTCCGCTCATCTTCAGCAATGTCGCCGATGCCGCGCAGTTCAATGCGCTCGAACAATACGACGTGCACTTCGTGCAAGGGCCGGTGTTCGACGCGCATCCCGGAGAATTGCGTTAG
- the hmgA gene encoding homogentisate 1,2-dioxygenase: MPTFDTHTDANAHYQSGFANDFATEALPGALPIGRNSPQRAAYGLYAEQLSGTAFTAPRAHNRRSWLYRIRPAAVHRPFVQLTGDASRARLVANFADVPPTPPNQLRWDPLPMPAAPTDFVDGWVTMAGNGAAESMSGCAIHLYAANRSMHERFFYSADGELLIVPQAGRLAIWTELGKLDIAPFEIAVIPRGVRFAVALPDGEARGYICENFGALLQLPDLGPIGSNGLANPRDFLTPHAAYEDREGAFELIAKMNGVLWRADIGHSPLDVVAWHGNYAPYKYDLRHFNAIGSISFDHPDPSIFLVLQSPSDTPGVDSIDFVIFPPRWLAAEDTFRPPWFHRNVASEFMGLVHGVYDAKAEGFLPGGASLHNCMSGHGPDADTFEKASRSDTSKPAKVGDTLAFMFETRTLIKPTQFALETAQLQAHYYECWQGLTKHFNPEQR; the protein is encoded by the coding sequence ATGCCGACGTTCGACACGCATACCGACGCCAACGCGCACTATCAGTCGGGTTTCGCCAACGACTTCGCGACCGAAGCGTTGCCGGGCGCGCTGCCCATCGGCCGTAACTCGCCGCAGCGCGCGGCCTACGGTCTTTATGCGGAGCAGCTTTCCGGCACGGCTTTTACCGCGCCGCGCGCGCATAACCGGCGCTCGTGGCTGTACCGCATCCGGCCGGCGGCGGTGCATCGGCCGTTCGTGCAATTGACTGGCGATGCCTCGCGCGCGCGGCTCGTCGCCAATTTCGCCGATGTGCCGCCCACGCCGCCGAACCAGTTGCGTTGGGACCCGCTGCCGATGCCCGCCGCGCCGACCGATTTCGTCGACGGCTGGGTGACGATGGCCGGCAACGGCGCCGCCGAATCCATGAGCGGCTGCGCGATTCATCTGTACGCGGCGAACCGTTCGATGCACGAGCGCTTCTTCTACAGCGCGGACGGCGAATTGCTGATCGTGCCGCAAGCAGGGCGGCTCGCGATCTGGACTGAACTCGGCAAGCTCGATATCGCGCCGTTCGAGATCGCGGTGATTCCGCGCGGCGTGCGCTTTGCCGTGGCGCTGCCGGATGGCGAAGCGCGCGGCTATATCTGCGAAAACTTCGGCGCGTTGCTGCAGCTGCCCGATCTCGGGCCTATCGGTTCGAACGGGCTCGCCAATCCGCGTGATTTCCTCACGCCGCACGCGGCTTATGAGGACCGCGAAGGCGCGTTCGAACTCATCGCCAAGATGAACGGCGTGCTGTGGCGCGCGGATATCGGCCATTCGCCGCTCGACGTGGTCGCATGGCACGGCAACTACGCGCCGTACAAATACGACCTGCGCCACTTCAACGCCATCGGTTCGATCAGCTTCGATCATCCCGATCCGTCCATCTTTCTCGTGCTGCAATCGCCGAGCGATACGCCGGGCGTCGATAGCATCGACTTCGTGATTTTTCCGCCGCGCTGGCTCGCCGCCGAGGACACGTTCCGGCCGCCCTGGTTCCATCGCAATGTGGCGAGCGAATTCATGGGCCTCGTGCATGGTGTCTACGACGCGAAGGCCGAGGGCTTCCTGCCGGGCGGCGCGAGTCTGCACAACTGCATGTCTGGACACGGGCCGGACGCGGATACCTTCGAAAAGGCATCGAGAAGCGATACCTCGAAGCCCGCGAAGGTCGGCGACACACTCGCCTTCATGTTCGAGACGCGCACGCTCATCAAGCCGACGCAGTTCGCGCTCGAAACCGCGCAATTGCAGGCGCATTACTACGAGTGCTGGCAAGGGCTCACGAAACACTTCAACCCGGAGCAACGATGA
- the fahA gene encoding fumarylacetoacetase has product MNDALHATRAPQLRSWLDSANDPASDFPIQNLPFGIFSDPVNPRPRAGVAIGDWIVDLAALEEARLVDGHGTFNAPRLNDFIALGRDTWRAVRSALGGLLQEGASTLRDDSALRRRTLVPRADATLHLPVEIPGYTDFYSSKEHATNVGSMFRDPKNALLPNWSEMPIGYNGRASSVVVSGTPVRRPNGQLKAPNEERPVFGACRKLDIELETGFIIGRGNALGEPIACADAESHIFGMVLLNDWSARDIQQWEYVPLGPFNAKGFATTISPWIVTLDALEPFRTATPVQEPQPLAYLRHEGEHAFDIDLEVTLRPEGASRATTISRTNFRLMYWSMAQQLTHHTASGCNTRVGDLMGSGTISGATPQSCGSLLESTWNGQRPLSLVEGGERAFLQDGDEVTLRGWCQGEGYRIGFGECAGRILAARNNFKD; this is encoded by the coding sequence ATGAACGACGCGCTTCACGCGACGCGTGCGCCGCAACTCAGAAGCTGGCTCGACTCCGCCAATGATCCGGCGAGCGACTTTCCGATCCAGAACCTGCCGTTTGGCATCTTCAGCGACCCGGTGAATCCGCGGCCGCGCGCGGGTGTGGCTATCGGCGACTGGATCGTGGACCTGGCGGCGCTCGAAGAAGCGCGTCTCGTCGATGGTCACGGCACCTTCAACGCGCCGCGTCTGAACGACTTCATCGCGCTCGGACGCGATACGTGGCGCGCGGTGCGCAGCGCGCTCGGCGGCCTGCTGCAAGAGGGCGCATCCACGCTACGCGACGATTCCGCATTGCGCCGCCGCACGCTCGTTCCGCGCGCCGATGCAACGCTCCATCTGCCCGTCGAGATTCCCGGCTACACGGACTTCTATTCCTCGAAGGAACACGCGACCAACGTCGGCTCGATGTTCCGCGATCCGAAGAATGCGCTGCTGCCGAACTGGTCCGAGATGCCGATCGGCTATAACGGACGCGCGTCGTCGGTGGTGGTGAGCGGCACGCCGGTGCGCCGCCCGAACGGCCAGTTGAAAGCGCCCAACGAAGAGCGGCCGGTGTTCGGCGCATGCCGCAAGCTGGATATCGAGCTGGAGACGGGTTTCATCATCGGGCGCGGTAATGCGCTCGGCGAACCGATTGCCTGCGCGGATGCGGAGTCGCATATCTTCGGCATGGTGCTGCTCAACGACTGGAGCGCGCGCGACATCCAGCAATGGGAATACGTGCCGCTCGGACCGTTCAACGCGAAAGGGTTCGCGACCACCATTTCGCCGTGGATCGTCACGCTCGACGCGCTCGAACCCTTCCGCACCGCGACGCCCGTGCAAGAGCCGCAACCGCTCGCGTATCTGCGGCATGAGGGCGAGCACGCGTTCGACATCGACCTGGAAGTGACGCTGAGGCCGGAGGGTGCGAGCCGCGCCACGACCATCTCGCGCACCAATTTTAGGCTGATGTACTGGTCGATGGCGCAGCAGCTTACGCATCACACGGCATCGGGCTGCAATACGCGCGTGGGCGATCTCATGGGCTCCGGCACCATCAGTGGCGCGACGCCGCAATCGTGCGGCAGTTTGCTCGAAAGCACGTGGAACGGACAACGGCCGTTGAGCCTCGTCGAAGGCGGCGAGCGCGCGTTCCTTCAGGACGGCGATGAAGTCACCTTGCGCGGATGGTGTCAGGGCGAGGGTTATCGCATTGGTTTCGGCGAGTGCGCGGGGCGCATCCTCGCGGCGCGCAATAATTTCAAGGATTGA
- a CDS encoding MFS transporter translates to MKGILSRDFLALILSVAVVGLGLGATIPLTALALTQAGFGTGIVGLMTAMQAGGGLAVAPFASRVASRLGARGTIVGAVIVAAFATIAMQFTVNLWLWAVLRFLCGAALMLLFTIGEAWVTQLADDSTRGRVVAIYATNFTLFQMTGPVLVSAIGGWTSARFAVCGAIFLLALPALASIRGTPHTLASHDEHATAGDWRHVLPRMPALVIGTGFFALFDTLALSLMPLFAISHGVGADVGVLFASAILFGDTLMQFPIGWLADRIGRTKVHVGAGVVVTLLLPLLPWAVEYPWLCWPLLFVTGAAAGSVYTLSIVACGERFRGTALVSATAIVGASWSVASFGGPIIAGTLMDRVSPDALIGVLVVAAAAFLGAAAWEKRASTDDADCVS, encoded by the coding sequence ATGAAGGGCATTCTTTCTCGCGACTTTCTCGCGCTCATCCTGAGTGTCGCGGTGGTCGGCCTCGGGCTAGGCGCGACCATTCCGCTCACCGCGCTTGCACTCACGCAAGCCGGGTTCGGCACGGGCATCGTCGGCCTGATGACGGCGATGCAGGCAGGCGGCGGGCTGGCCGTCGCGCCTTTCGCAAGCCGCGTTGCGAGTCGGCTGGGCGCACGCGGGACGATTGTCGGGGCGGTGATCGTCGCAGCGTTCGCGACCATCGCGATGCAGTTCACCGTGAATCTGTGGCTATGGGCCGTGCTGCGCTTTCTATGCGGCGCGGCGCTGATGCTGCTATTTACCATTGGCGAAGCATGGGTCACGCAGCTCGCCGACGACTCCACGCGCGGGCGCGTCGTCGCCATTTACGCGACCAACTTCACTCTGTTTCAGATGACGGGGCCGGTGCTCGTCAGCGCCATCGGCGGCTGGACTTCGGCGCGCTTCGCCGTCTGCGGCGCGATCTTTCTGCTGGCGCTGCCCGCGCTCGCCTCGATTCGCGGCACGCCGCACACGCTTGCATCGCACGACGAACACGCTACCGCTGGCGACTGGCGGCATGTGTTGCCGCGCATGCCCGCGCTCGTGATCGGCACGGGTTTCTTCGCGCTCTTCGACACGCTCGCGCTTTCGCTGATGCCGCTCTTCGCAATCTCGCACGGCGTCGGCGCGGACGTGGGCGTGCTGTTCGCCTCCGCCATCCTGTTCGGCGATACGTTGATGCAGTTTCCCATCGGCTGGCTGGCGGACCGTATCGGGCGCACGAAGGTGCATGTCGGCGCGGGCGTGGTGGTCACGCTGCTGCTGCCGCTGCTGCCGTGGGCGGTCGAGTATCCGTGGTTGTGCTGGCCGCTCCTGTTCGTGACCGGCGCGGCGGCGGGCAGCGTCTATACGCTGTCGATCGTTGCGTGCGGCGAGCGCTTTCGCGGCACGGCGCTGGTGTCGGCGACGGCTATCGTCGGCGCTTCGTGGAGCGTGGCGAGTTTCGGCGGGCCGATCATCGCGGGGACATTGATGGATCGCGTGAGTCCGGATGCGCTGATTGGCGTGCTGGTGGTCGCGGCGGCGGCGTTTCTGGGCGCGGCGGCTTGGGAGAAGCGCGCTTCGACAGATGACGCTGATTGCGTTTCCTGA
- a CDS encoding MFS transporter gives MPLPLLALAIAAFGIGTTEFVIMGLLPNVARDLAVSIPAAGMLVSGYALGVTIGAPILAVVTAKMPRKKALMGLIGVFIVGNTLCALAPNYWVLMGARIVTAFCHGAFFGIGSVVAADLVAPNRRAQAIALMFTGLTLANVLGVPLGTALGQAAGWRATFWVVTLIGLAAAGALAVCLPKHIEMRETSILREFDVLKNPQVLMVLGISVLASASLFSVFTYITPILEDVTGFTPHAVTYVLLLFGLGLTVGSTLGGKLADWKLLRSLLTFLLSIVVILTIFAGTMHEPVSAMITIFLWGVLAFAIVPPLQILIVNRASDAPNLASTLNQGAFNLGNATGAWLGGCVISAGAPLTSLPWVGVLMACCAFALTLLSATLDKRARRVAFGQAA, from the coding sequence ATGCCTCTGCCCCTTCTCGCTCTCGCCATCGCCGCGTTCGGCATCGGCACGACCGAATTTGTCATCATGGGCCTGCTGCCCAACGTCGCGCGCGATCTCGCGGTATCGATTCCGGCGGCAGGCATGCTCGTTTCGGGCTATGCGCTCGGCGTGACCATCGGCGCGCCGATTCTTGCCGTCGTCACGGCGAAGATGCCGCGCAAGAAGGCGCTCATGGGGCTGATCGGCGTGTTTATCGTCGGCAATACGCTTTGCGCGCTCGCGCCGAATTACTGGGTGCTGATGGGCGCGCGTATCGTCACCGCGTTCTGTCATGGCGCTTTCTTTGGCATCGGCTCGGTGGTCGCCGCCGATCTGGTCGCGCCGAACCGCCGCGCGCAGGCCATCGCGCTGATGTTCACCGGCCTCACGCTTGCCAACGTGCTCGGCGTGCCGCTCGGCACCGCGCTCGGCCAAGCGGCCGGCTGGCGCGCGACCTTCTGGGTCGTGACCTTGATCGGCCTCGCCGCGGCGGGCGCGCTCGCGGTTTGCCTGCCGAAGCACATCGAGATGCGCGAGACCAGCATCCTGCGCGAATTCGACGTGCTCAAGAACCCGCAGGTGCTGATGGTGCTCGGCATCAGCGTGCTGGCTTCGGCGAGCCTGTTCTCGGTCTTTACCTACATCACGCCGATTCTCGAGGATGTCACCGGTTTCACGCCGCACGCCGTGACTTACGTGCTGCTGTTGTTCGGCCTCGGCCTCACGGTCGGCAGCACGCTTGGCGGCAAGCTCGCCGACTGGAAGCTGTTGCGCTCGCTGCTGACGTTTCTCCTGTCGATCGTCGTGATCCTCACGATTTTTGCGGGCACCATGCACGAACCGGTCTCGGCGATGATCACCATCTTCCTGTGGGGCGTGCTCGCGTTCGCGATCGTGCCGCCGCTGCAGATCCTGATCGTGAACCGCGCGAGCGATGCGCCCAATCTCGCCTCCACGCTCAACCAGGGCGCGTTCAATCTGGGCAACGCCACGGGCGCGTGGCTGGGCGGCTGCGTCATCAGCGCAGGCGCGCCGCTGACTTCGCTGCCGTGGGTCGGCGTGCTGATGGCGTGCTGCGCCTTTGCGCTCACGCTGCTTTCCGCGACGCTCGACAAGCGTGCGCGGCGCGTTGCGTTCGGGCAGGCCGCTTGA
- the pdeM gene encoding ligase-associated DNA damage response endonuclease PdeM, whose protein sequence is MAIEALTVDVNGHALLLSAERAAFDPILMTLFIADAHFGKDAVFRARGIPVPVGTTAESLMRLDTLVATHKPEAIVFLGDLLHARESHADETLTALHAWRMRHRQMRLVLVEGNHDKHAGALPEAFGVELVKEPYRLGPWALCHHPQTVDDAYALAGHEHPVYRLATRADSVRLPCFRFGQRSGVLPAFGAFTGGFEVNGDVRGEAVYVVAGERVFNVRN, encoded by the coding sequence ATGGCAATTGAAGCACTGACGGTCGATGTGAACGGTCACGCGCTCCTGCTTTCGGCGGAGCGCGCGGCCTTCGATCCCATTCTGATGACGCTTTTCATCGCCGACGCCCACTTCGGCAAGGACGCCGTGTTTCGCGCGCGCGGCATTCCAGTGCCAGTCGGCACGACGGCGGAAAGCCTGATGCGGCTCGATACGCTCGTCGCCACGCATAAACCTGAAGCGATCGTGTTTCTCGGCGATCTGCTCCATGCGCGCGAGTCGCATGCCGATGAAACGCTCACGGCGCTACATGCGTGGCGCATGCGGCATCGGCAAATGCGGCTCGTGCTGGTCGAAGGCAATCACGACAAGCACGCGGGCGCGCTGCCCGAAGCGTTCGGCGTGGAACTCGTGAAGGAGCCGTATCGGCTCGGACCGTGGGCGCTTTGTCATCATCCGCAAACCGTGGACGATGCCTACGCGCTCGCCGGACATGAACACCCTGTGTACCGGCTCGCGACGCGTGCCGACAGCGTGCGGCTGCCGTGCTTTCGCTTCGGCCAACGCTCGGGCGTGCTGCCCGCGTTCGGCGCGTTCACTGGCGGTTTCGAGGTCAACGGCGACGTGCGCGGCGAGGCGGTTTATGTCGTGGCGGGCGAACGCGTCTTCAACGTGCGCAACTGA
- a CDS encoding ligase-associated DNA damage response DEXH box helicase, producing MSELDDADGIDTPDTPDTPDTSARSRRRAPRPRRVPRTQAAQAKLDAAAELFKPAPFQYDAQEAAKPMDERIARWFDSRGWQPFEFQREVWREIERGASGLLHATTGAGKTWAVWLGALAAYAGPPKPKAGAKRKGKTAGNSRLDEKGRALAVADPEDSAQSTAKTADRVATITDKTPLPAPLTVLWITPMRALAADSARALQTAVTALSVPWTVGLRTGDTSSTERSRQNRRMPSALVTTPESLTLMLTRANAREELAHVRLVVVDEWHELLGNKRGTQTQLAFARLARWRPEVQIWGLSATLGNLALAHDALLHPVRTPRVIVRGAQPKTLVVDTLIPETIERFPWGGHLGVRQVGPVADEIEHAQSSLVFTNTRSQSEIWYRALLELKPEWAGLIALHHGSLDKEVRDWVELGLKNGQLKAVVCTSSLDLGVDFLPVDRVFQIGSPKGVARLMQRAGRSGHAPGRVSRVTIVPTHALELVEAAAARWAIGERRIEGRDMPLKPLDVLVQHLVTVAIGGGFTPADMFDEVRTAYAYRDLTQAEFDWALSFVERGGTSLSAYPDYHRVVHGDDGVYRVPREDLVRRHRNNVGTIVANATISVAYMTGGRIGAMEESFISRLKPGDVFTFGGRALELVRVRDMTAYVKRATSSRGAMPQWAGSKMPLSSELSEAALVMLARANEGIYDEPEMRAVQPLLDLQAKWSALPGPGVLVVESVRSREGHHFFCYPFAGRMAHIGLGSLIGWRVARDQPSTFSISMNDYGFELLSARPFDWETLIEEGLFSAENLEHDILASLNASELSARRFREIARVSGLIYQGHPGQQKSARQLQASSGLFYEVFRKHDSGNLLLTQADQEVMLQELELGRIRAALQRMSESRLALTHPKKPTPFAFPLIIARLREKVSTEKLSDRVERMLADLEKAAQA from the coding sequence ATGAGTGAACTCGACGATGCGGACGGTATCGACACGCCCGATACGCCCGACACGCCCGACACGTCGGCGCGCTCCAGGCGCCGTGCGCCGCGTCCGCGTCGCGTGCCGCGCACGCAGGCGGCGCAGGCCAAGCTCGATGCCGCCGCCGAGCTATTCAAACCCGCGCCGTTTCAATACGACGCGCAGGAAGCCGCGAAGCCGATGGACGAACGCATCGCGCGCTGGTTCGATTCGCGCGGCTGGCAGCCGTTCGAGTTTCAGCGGGAAGTCTGGCGGGAGATCGAACGCGGCGCGAGCGGCTTATTGCATGCGACCACGGGCGCGGGCAAAACATGGGCCGTGTGGCTCGGGGCGCTTGCGGCGTACGCGGGACCGCCGAAGCCCAAAGCGGGCGCGAAGCGTAAAGGCAAAACCGCCGGCAATTCCCGGCTCGACGAGAAAGGCCGCGCGCTTGCCGTTGCGGACCCTGAGGACAGCGCGCAATCCACCGCAAAGACCGCCGACCGCGTTGCCACCATCACTGACAAAACGCCCCTCCCCGCGCCGCTCACCGTGCTATGGATCACGCCGATGCGCGCCCTCGCCGCCGATTCCGCCCGCGCCTTGCAAACGGCGGTGACGGCGCTCTCGGTGCCGTGGACCGTCGGCTTGCGCACGGGCGATACGTCATCCACGGAACGCTCGCGTCAGAACCGCCGCATGCCTTCCGCGCTCGTCACCACGCCGGAAAGCCTCACGCTCATGCTCACGCGCGCCAACGCGCGCGAAGAACTCGCGCACGTGCGGCTCGTCGTGGTCGACGAATGGCATGAACTGCTCGGCAACAAACGCGGTACGCAGACGCAACTCGCGTTCGCCCGCCTCGCGCGCTGGCGTCCCGAGGTGCAGATCTGGGGTCTCTCCGCCACGCTCGGCAATCTCGCGCTCGCGCACGACGCGCTGCTGCATCCCGTGCGCACGCCACGCGTCATCGTGCGCGGCGCGCAGCCGAAAACGCTCGTCGTCGACACGCTGATTCCCGAGACCATCGAGCGCTTTCCGTGGGGCGGCCATCTCGGCGTGCGCCAGGTCGGACCCGTCGCCGATGAAATCGAGCACGCGCAAAGTTCGCTCGTCTTCACCAATACCCGCTCGCAATCCGAGATCTGGTATCGCGCGCTTCTGGAGTTGAAGCCGGAGTGGGCCGGGCTCATCGCGCTGCATCACGGTTCGCTCGACAAGGAAGTGCGCGACTGGGTCGAACTCGGTCTGAAGAACGGGCAGCTGAAAGCGGTCGTCTGCACGTCGAGTCTCGATCTCGGCGTCGATTTTCTGCCGGTGGATCGAGTGTTTCAGATCGGCTCGCCCAAAGGCGTCGCGCGTCTCATGCAGCGCGCCGGACGTTCGGGACACGCGCCGGGGCGTGTGTCGCGCGTGACCATCGTGCCGACGCATGCGCTCGAACTCGTGGAGGCGGCCGCGGCGCGCTGGGCCATCGGCGAGCGGCGTATCGAAGGACGAGACATGCCGCTCAAGCCGCTCGATGTCCTCGTGCAGCATCTCGTGACCGTGGCGATAGGCGGCGGCTTCACGCCCGCCGACATGTTCGACGAAGTACGCACGGCGTATGCGTATCGCGATCTCACGCAGGCCGAATTCGACTGGGCGCTCTCCTTCGTCGAACGCGGCGGCACTTCGCTTTCGGCGTATCCGGATTATCACCGCGTCGTTCATGGCGACGACGGCGTGTATCGCGTGCCGCGCGAGGACCTCGTGCGCAGGCATCGGAATAATGTCGGGACCATCGTCGCCAATGCGACCATCAGCGTGGCCTACATGACGGGCGGACGGATCGGCGCGATGGAAGAATCGTTCATCTCGCGCCTGAAACCGGGCGATGTCTTCACCTTCGGCGGCCGCGCGCTCGAACTCGTGCGCGTGCGCGACATGACCGCCTACGTGAAACGCGCGACCTCCTCGCGCGGCGCGATGCCGCAATGGGCCGGCAGCAAGATGCCGCTCTCGTCCGAGCTCTCCGAGGCCGCGCTCGTCATGCTCGCGCGCGCCAACGAAGGCATCTACGACGAACCCGAAATGCGCGCCGTGCAACCGCTGCTCGACTTGCAGGCGAAATGGTCCGCGCTGCCGGGACCGGGCGTGCTGGTCGTCGAAAGCGTGCGGTCGCGCGAAGGACATCATTTCTTTTGTTATCCGTTCGCCGGGCGCATGGCGCACATCGGCCTGGGCTCGCTCATCGGCTGGCGCGTCGCGCGCGATCAGCCCAGCACGTTTTCCATTTCGATGAACGATTACGGCTTCGAACTGCTGTCGGCGCGGCCGTTCGACTGGGAGACGCTCATCGAGGAAGGGCTTTTCTCGGCGGAAAATCTCGAGCACGACATTCTCGCGAGCCTCAATGCCTCGGAATTGTCGGCGCGGCGCTTCCGGGAAATTGCGCGCGTGTCGGGGCTGATTTATCAAGGGCATCCGGGGCAACAGAAAAGCGCGCGGCAATTGCAGGCGTCGAGCGGGCTTTTCTACGAAGTGTTCCGCAAGCACGACAGCGGCAATCTGCTGCTCACGCAAGCCGATCAGGAAGTCATGTTGCAGGAACTCGAACTCGGCCGCATCCGCGCCGCGCTGCAACGCATGAGCGAAAGCCGTCTCGCGCTCACGCATCCGAAGAAGCCGACGCCCTTTGCGTTTCCGCTGATCATCGCGCGTCTGCGTGAAAAGGTGAGTACCGAAAAGCTGTCGGACCGCGTGGAGCGTATGCTTGCCGATCTAGAAAAAGCAGCGCAAGCATAG
- a CDS encoding ATP-dependent DNA ligase, with translation MKRFATLYTALDATTSTNEKLEALIAYFSGAAAEDAAWASYFLAGGKPRQSVPTRLLTELARERAGLPDWLFEESYQAVGDLAETIAHVLPPASRESELGLAQWIEERVLTLRGVSPAELRERLLGYWDELNWGERFLLTKLIGGGFRVGVARQLVVRALAQVAGVDHKRIAQRMVGWTDSRQSPSAARYLRLIAPTAEGDDVDTPHESDIGLPFPFFLAHPLQIDPATLGAPSDWIAEWKWDGIRAQIVKRAGRVWIWSRGEDLVTERFPELAALGAALPDGTVIDGEILAWEPGADAPLPFARLQPRITRKSLTKKVLADSPAAMLAYDLLEADGRDLRTEPLETRRAKLDALAASLAVDVLRVSPLVVAPDWETLAGLRGESRARGVEGLMLKERMSMYGVGRTKASGTWWKWKIDPYAIDAVLLYAQRGHGRRASLYTDFTFAVWDEADGVRTLVPFAKAYSGLTDEEMRKVDAIVRKTTIEKFGPVRSVTPTLVFEIGFEGIQASPRHKSGIAVRFPRMLRWRTDKTIEDADTLDMLKGFLNEAVA, from the coding sequence ATGAAACGCTTCGCGACGCTTTATACGGCGCTCGACGCCACCACATCGACGAACGAGAAGCTCGAAGCGCTGATCGCCTACTTCTCGGGCGCCGCGGCCGAAGACGCGGCGTGGGCGTCGTACTTCCTTGCAGGCGGCAAACCGCGCCAGTCGGTGCCGACGCGCCTTTTGACCGAACTCGCCCGCGAACGCGCGGGTCTGCCGGATTGGCTCTTCGAGGAGTCGTATCAGGCCGTCGGCGATCTCGCGGAGACGATTGCGCACGTGCTCCCGCCCGCCTCGCGCGAATCGGAACTCGGGCTTGCTCAATGGATCGAGGAGCGCGTGCTGACCTTGCGTGGCGTGTCGCCGGCGGAGTTGCGCGAGCGGCTGCTCGGTTACTGGGACGAACTCAACTGGGGCGAGCGCTTCCTGCTCACCAAGCTGATCGGCGGCGGTTTTCGTGTGGGCGTCGCGCGGCAACTCGTCGTGCGCGCGCTCGCGCAAGTGGCGGGCGTCGATCACAAGCGCATCGCGCAACGCATGGTCGGCTGGACCGACTCGCGCCAAAGCCCGAGCGCGGCGCGTTATCTTCGGCTGATCGCGCCGACAGCCGAAGGCGATGACGTCGATACCCCGCACGAAAGCGATATCGGCTTGCCGTTTCCCTTCTTTCTCGCGCATCCGTTGCAAATCGATCCGGCGACGCTCGGCGCGCCATCGGACTGGATCGCCGAATGGAAGTGGGACGGCATTCGCGCGCAGATCGTCAAGCGCGCGGGCCGCGTGTGGATCTGGTCGCGCGGCGAGGATCTCGTCACGGAGCGCTTTCCGGAGCTTGCCGCGCTCGGCGCCGCACTGCCCGACGGCACCGTGATCGACGGCGAGATTCTCGCGTGGGAACCGGGCGCGGACGCACCGCTGCCGTTCGCGCGTCTGCAACCGCGCATCACGCGCAAGTCGCTGACGAAGAAAGTGCTCGCCGATTCTCCCGCCGCGATGCTCGCCTACGATCTGCTCGAAGCCGATGGCCGCGACCTGCGCACCGAGCCTTTGGAAACGCGTCGTGCGAAGCTGGATGCCCTGGCGGCATCGCTCGCGGTGGATGTCTTGCGCGTGTCACCGCTCGTGGTGGCGCCGGATTGGGAGACGCTCGCCGGCTTGCGCGGCGAAAGCCGCGCGCGCGGTGTCGAAGGGCTCATGCTGAAAGAGCGCATGTCGATGTATGGCGTTGGCCGCACCAAGGCGTCGGGCACCTGGTGGAAGTGGAAGATCGATCCCTACGCCATCGACGCCGTCTTGCTCTACGCCCAGCGCGGCCATGGCCGGCGCGCGAGCCTCTACACGGATTTCACCTTCGCGGTCTGGGACGAAGCGGACGGCGTGCGCACGCTGGTGCCGTTCGCCAAGGCCTATTCCGGCTTGACCGACGAGGAAATGCGCAAGGTCGATGCAATCGTGCGCAAGACGACCATCGAAAAATTCGGTCCGGTGCGCAGCGTCACGCCGACGCTCGTGTTCGAGATCGGCTTCGAGGGCATTCAGGCGAGTCCACGCCACAAGTCGGGCATCGCGGTGCGCTTTCCGCGCATGCTGCGCTGGCGGACCGACAAGACGATCGAGGACGCCGATACGCTCGACATGCTCAAGGGGTTTTTGAACGAGGCGGTGGCATGA